One window of Flavobacteriales bacterium genomic DNA carries:
- the tsaE gene encoding tRNA (adenosine(37)-N6)-threonylcarbamoyltransferase complex ATPase subunit type 1 TsaE, producing MSATLELRSPNDVADVAKALLGAYPDQRVFAFNGPMGVGKTTLIKALCEQLGVAAGMSSPSFSIVNEYRTAKGGTVYHFDLYRLNKPEELEGIGFTEYLDSGHYCFVEWPELGRRYFPPGVVDVEMRLGDDDIRYLDLNFSTMAPKNFA from the coding sequence ATGAGCGCCACCCTTGAGCTGCGCAGCCCGAACGATGTCGCCGACGTAGCGAAGGCGTTGTTGGGCGCATACCCGGACCAGCGGGTCTTTGCTTTCAACGGGCCGATGGGCGTGGGCAAGACCACCCTCATCAAGGCGCTTTGCGAGCAACTCGGTGTGGCAGCCGGCATGAGCAGCCCTTCTTTTTCCATCGTGAATGAATACCGCACCGCCAAGGGGGGCACGGTCTATCACTTCGACCTCTACCGCTTGAACAAGCCGGAGGAACTGGAAGGCATCGGCTTCACCGAATACCTCGACAGTGGCCATTATTGCTTTGTGGAATGGCCGGAACTGGGCCGCCGTTATTTCCCGCCCGGCGTGGTCGACGTGGAGATGCGCTTGGGCGACGACGATATCCGTTATCTTGACCTGAATTTTTCCACCATGGCCCCCAAGAACTTCGCATGA
- a CDS encoding PglZ domain-containing protein — MSVKILWADDEIDLLRPHVLFLEGKGYAVETVNNGLDAVDAVGKQEFDIIFLDENMPGLSGLETLTRVKGISPRTPVIMITKSEEESIMEEAIGSKISDYLIKPVNPNQILLALKKHLDGSRLVSEKTTSSYQQQFGRLSMRLGDRLGTEDWKQLYDELVRWELDLSGNPDQGMTEILRSQWAEANDLFCRFVEKNYVDWVNNKGNDVPMQSHQIFKNKIAPLIDEKQSPLFLVLIDNLRLDQWRVIEPIVSSLFKVEEQGQFYSILPTATQYARNAIFSGMMPGEIQKRFPGKWLTEEDEGSKNAHEDEFMQEQLKSLGKRVKSSYHKITNFAAGKKLAENVGNLFENPFNAIVYNFVDMLSHARTEMEVIRELAEDEAAYRSLTLSWFNHSPLLDILKTIAEKGGRVVITTDHGTVRVTQPSKVIGDRNTNTNLRYKHGRNLTYEAKDVLAIKDPVQGFLPRANVSSSFIFAKKDFYFVYPNNYNHFVNFYRNTFQHGGISLEEMIIPIVYLKPR; from the coding sequence ATGAGCGTGAAGATCCTTTGGGCCGACGACGAGATCGACCTCCTGCGTCCGCATGTGCTCTTCCTGGAAGGGAAAGGCTACGCGGTGGAAACGGTGAACAACGGCCTCGACGCCGTGGACGCCGTGGGCAAGCAAGAGTTCGACATCATCTTCTTGGATGAGAACATGCCCGGCCTCAGCGGTCTGGAGACGTTGACCCGCGTGAAAGGGATCAGTCCGCGCACCCCGGTGATCATGATCACCAAGAGCGAGGAGGAGAGCATCATGGAAGAGGCCATCGGCAGCAAGATCAGCGACTACCTGATCAAGCCGGTGAACCCCAACCAGATCCTACTGGCCCTGAAGAAGCACCTCGACGGCAGCCGCTTGGTGAGCGAGAAGACCACCAGCAGCTACCAGCAGCAGTTCGGGCGGCTGAGCATGCGCCTTGGCGACCGCCTCGGTACCGAGGATTGGAAGCAGTTATATGACGAGCTCGTGCGCTGGGAACTGGACCTCAGCGGCAATCCCGACCAAGGGATGACCGAGATCCTGCGCAGCCAGTGGGCCGAGGCGAACGACCTCTTCTGCCGCTTCGTAGAGAAGAACTACGTCGACTGGGTGAACAACAAGGGCAACGATGTGCCCATGCAGAGCCACCAGATCTTCAAGAACAAGATCGCCCCGCTGATCGATGAGAAGCAGAGTCCCTTGTTCCTGGTGCTGATCGACAACCTGCGCTTGGACCAATGGCGGGTGATCGAGCCGATCGTCAGCTCGCTCTTCAAGGTGGAGGAGCAGGGCCAGTTCTACAGCATCCTTCCCACCGCCACCCAATACGCGCGCAACGCCATCTTCTCCGGGATGATGCCGGGCGAGATCCAGAAGCGCTTCCCCGGGAAATGGCTCACCGAGGAGGATGAGGGCAGCAAGAACGCCCACGAGGACGAGTTCATGCAGGAGCAACTGAAGAGCCTCGGCAAGCGCGTGAAAAGCAGCTACCACAAGATCACCAATTTCGCCGCAGGCAAGAAGCTGGCGGAGAACGTAGGGAACCTGTTCGAAAATCCGTTCAACGCCATCGTGTACAACTTCGTGGACATGCTGAGCCATGCCCGCACGGAGATGGAGGTGATCCGCGAACTGGCCGAGGACGAGGCCGCATACCGCTCGCTCACCCTCAGCTGGTTCAATCACAGCCCGTTGTTGGACATCCTGAAGACCATCGCCGAGAAGGGCGGCCGCGTGGTGATCACAACCGACCACGGCACCGTGCGCGTCACCCAGCCCAGCAAGGTGATCGGCGACCGCAACACCAACACCAACCTGCGTTACAAACACGGCCGCAACCTCACCTACGAGGCCAAGGACGTGCTGGCCATCAAGGATCCCGTCCAGGGCTTCCTGCCACGCGCCAATGTGAGCAGCTCGTTTATCTTCGCGAAGAAGGACTTCTACTTCGTCTACCCGAACAACTACAACCACTTCGTGAACTTCTACCGGAACACTTTCCAGCACGGCGGGATCTCCCTGGAGGAGATGATCATCCCCATCGTGTACCTGAAACCGCGCTGA
- a CDS encoding HD domain-containing protein has protein sequence MVSTKILNDPIHGFITVPHPLLLRLIDHPWFQRLRYIKQLGLSHLVYPGALHTRFHHALGAMHLMGLAIESLRGKGHVITEEEALGAHVAILLHDIGHGPFSHALEHSLVEGISHEDVGALVMERLNAEFKGALDLGIAIFHDRYPKHVLHQLVSGQLDVDRMDYLNRDSFYTGVSEGVIGADRIIKMLQVVDDRLVVEEKAIYSIEKFIVARRLMYWQVYLHKTVVACEQMLVQTLRRAKFLGLQGVPLFGSPALLGFLTHRRDRASFEEPSVLADFMRLDDHDIMGALKVWADHPDPVLSRLASDLLGRHTLRIRLRTKPWDPAQVTMIRQEVARQLNITEKEAGLFVLTDRLENNAYDNSDGGIKLLFKDGRLEDIAEASDNLGISAMSGTVEKHYLAFPRWLGKEWFEANS, from the coding sequence ATCGTGTCAACCAAGATCCTGAACGACCCCATCCACGGCTTCATCACCGTGCCGCACCCGTTGCTGCTCCGTTTGATCGACCATCCGTGGTTCCAGCGGCTCCGCTACATCAAGCAGCTCGGGCTTTCGCACTTGGTCTATCCGGGAGCATTGCACACGCGCTTCCACCATGCGCTGGGCGCCATGCACCTGATGGGCTTGGCCATCGAAAGCCTACGCGGAAAGGGGCATGTGATCACGGAGGAGGAGGCGCTGGGCGCGCACGTCGCCATCCTGTTGCACGACATCGGCCATGGGCCTTTCAGTCATGCGTTGGAACACAGCCTGGTGGAGGGCATCAGCCATGAGGATGTGGGTGCTTTGGTAATGGAGCGCCTGAACGCGGAGTTCAAGGGCGCGCTGGATTTAGGCATCGCCATTTTCCACGACCGTTATCCCAAGCACGTTCTGCACCAGCTTGTGAGCGGCCAGTTGGACGTGGACCGCATGGACTACCTCAACCGCGACAGCTTCTACACGGGCGTGAGCGAGGGCGTCATCGGTGCGGACCGCATCATCAAAATGCTGCAGGTGGTGGATGACCGGCTGGTGGTGGAAGAGAAGGCGATCTACAGCATCGAGAAGTTCATCGTCGCACGCCGCCTGATGTACTGGCAGGTGTATCTGCACAAGACGGTGGTGGCCTGTGAGCAGATGCTGGTGCAGACGCTCCGCCGCGCAAAATTCCTCGGCCTGCAAGGCGTTCCGCTCTTCGGTTCACCTGCGCTGTTGGGCTTCCTCACCCACCGCCGCGACCGTGCTTCTTTCGAGGAGCCGAGTGTGCTGGCCGACTTCATGCGGCTGGACGACCATGACATCATGGGCGCATTGAAGGTCTGGGCGGATCATCCGGACCCGGTGCTTTCCCGCTTGGCATCGGACCTGTTAGGCAGGCATACGCTGCGCATCCGCCTTCGGACCAAGCCTTGGGACCCGGCGCAAGTGACCATGATCCGGCAGGAAGTTGCGCGGCAACTGAACATCACAGAAAAGGAGGCAGGCTTGTTCGTGCTCACCGACCGGCTTGAGAACAATGCCTATGACAATTCCGACGGAGGCATCAAATTGCTCTTCAAGGACGGGCGTTTGGAGGACATCGCCGAAGCCAGCGATAACCTCGGCATCTCGGCAATGAGCGGGACCGTGGAGAAGCACTATTTGGCTTTTCCGAGGTGGCTGGGGAAGGAGTGGTTTGAGGCGAACTCTTGA